The Mucilaginibacter yixingensis genome window below encodes:
- the dacB gene encoding D-alanyl-D-alanine carboxypeptidase/D-alanyl-D-alanine-endopeptidase produces the protein MQKNRKYLLLILSLLTVLHLQAQTLQQGLQNAFTRLQHDAQCRYATLSLTVLDAQTGEVVFTGNPDVGLAPASTLKTVTAITSFYVLGKDFQYQTQLGYNGHIDADGTLTGDIIIKGAGDPTLGSWRWENTKEPNILAMMTAAIRQAGIKKVNGRIIGDESVFGSQSIPEGWIQQDMGNYYGAGTSGLCWRENQFDIKLSTGAVGSKVGIAHTVPAMPYYQFKSELTMVGDNSGGDNAYVYLPVGNNTVYLRGTYGGGDARKSIAAALPDPAFDAAFRLNDTLIKLGISVSNGPESVNTLTNKNQPVPAITGKLTTISSPTLSKMVYWMDQKSINLYAEQLLKTLALKLGKTPSTSDGADFVHDFWKARGIDPNSLNTIDGSGLSPGNRVTTQSMARILQSAKKEPWFADFYESLPLYNNMKMKSGTINNGLAFAGYQTHGGKQLCFSIIVNNYNGSASAMRQKLFRVLDELK, from the coding sequence ATGCAAAAAAACAGGAAGTACTTACTACTGATTCTTAGTCTGCTCACAGTCCTGCACCTGCAGGCACAAACGCTGCAACAGGGCTTACAAAATGCTTTTACCCGGCTGCAGCACGATGCACAATGCCGCTATGCCACGCTATCGCTCACCGTGCTGGACGCACAAACCGGTGAGGTGGTTTTTACTGGTAACCCTGATGTGGGTCTGGCTCCGGCATCAACCTTAAAAACGGTTACGGCTATTACATCTTTTTACGTTTTAGGGAAAGATTTTCAATACCAAACTCAACTGGGCTACAACGGCCATATTGACGCCGATGGTACGCTAACCGGCGATATCATCATCAAAGGTGCAGGCGACCCAACCCTGGGCAGCTGGCGGTGGGAAAACACCAAAGAACCTAACATTCTGGCTATGATGACGGCAGCCATCCGTCAGGCTGGTATTAAGAAGGTGAACGGACGCATTATCGGTGATGAGTCGGTATTTGGCTCGCAATCTATCCCAGAGGGCTGGATACAGCAGGATATGGGCAACTATTACGGCGCAGGCACATCTGGCCTTTGCTGGCGCGAAAATCAATTCGATATTAAACTGAGCACCGGCGCGGTGGGCAGCAAAGTTGGCATTGCACACACAGTACCTGCCATGCCTTATTACCAATTTAAAAGCGAGCTGACCATGGTCGGCGATAACAGCGGCGGCGACAATGCCTACGTTTATCTGCCTGTTGGCAATAACACCGTTTACCTGCGCGGCACCTATGGCGGTGGCGATGCCCGCAAAAGCATTGCAGCAGCCCTACCCGATCCTGCATTTGATGCTGCTTTCCGTTTAAATGATACGTTAATTAAACTGGGCATTAGCGTAAGTAACGGGCCGGAGTCTGTTAATACCTTAACAAATAAAAATCAACCTGTACCAGCTATAACAGGCAAACTGACTACCATCAGTTCGCCTACGCTGAGTAAGATGGTGTACTGGATGGACCAGAAAAGTATCAATCTTTACGCTGAGCAATTATTAAAAACACTGGCGCTTAAATTGGGCAAAACACCATCAACCAGTGATGGGGCAGATTTTGTGCATGATTTTTGGAAAGCCCGTGGTATTGATCCCAATTCGCTCAATACCATTGATGGCAGCGGCCTGTCGCCTGGTAACCGAGTAACCACGCAAAGCATGGCACGTATTCTACAAAGCGCAAAAAAAGAGCCCTGGTTTGCAGATTTTTACGAGAGCCTGCCACTCTACAACAATATGAAAATGAAAAGCGGCACCATTAACAACGGGCTGGCTTTTGCCGGTTATCAAACACATGGTGGCAAACAGCTGTGCTTTTCAATCATCGTTAATAATTATAATGGGAGCGCCTCTGCCATGCGGCAGAAATTATTTAGGGTGTTGGATGAGTTGAAGTAG
- a CDS encoding VOC family protein, producing MVQKNAISWFEIPTTDLARAQKFYETVFAVELFAMDMPMMKMRMFPVQDMMTGIGGALVDSGGFHKPSADQGPLIYLNANPDVQLVLDRVEAAGGKILVPKTEISPEYGHMGVFIDTEGNRIGLHSVPAGM from the coding sequence ATGGTACAGAAAAATGCTATCAGCTGGTTCGAGATCCCCACTACAGATCTGGCCCGCGCTCAGAAATTTTATGAAACCGTTTTTGCGGTAGAACTTTTTGCCATGGATATGCCCATGATGAAGATGCGTATGTTCCCGGTACAAGATATGATGACCGGTATTGGCGGTGCATTGGTAGACAGTGGTGGTTTCCACAAACCATCAGCAGATCAAGGTCCTTTGATCTATCTGAACGCAAATCCTGATGTACAATTAGTATTAGATAGGGTAGAAGCCGCCGGCGGTAAGATTTTGGTGCCCAAAACAGAAATATCGCCAGAGTATGGCCACATGGGGGTATTTATAGACACTGAAGGTAACCGCATTGGGCTACACTCGGTACCTGCTGGAATGTAA
- a CDS encoding sulfite exporter TauE/SafE family protein, translating into MSVLLFTAIILVGAYFAGLLGSLTGLGGGFIIIPMLTLLLHVNIHYAIGASLVSVIATSSGAAAAYVKEGITNIRIGMFLEIATTIGAFGGAMLALHINPSYIAILFGLILCFSSIMSLVKKVQTETAEPSPAAIKLKLNGSYPSAHGPVDYGVRNVGGGFLMMLFAGIISGLLGIGSGALKVIAMDTIMRIPFKVSTTTSNFMIGVTAAASAVVYLQRGYIDPGLSMPVVLGVVLGALSGSKILVNTQSSKWLRWVFTIVITVLACQMIYNGVTGKI; encoded by the coding sequence ATGTCGGTTCTATTGTTTACAGCTATCATTTTGGTGGGCGCATATTTTGCCGGTCTGCTGGGTTCATTAACCGGACTGGGCGGTGGTTTTATCATCATCCCCATGCTTACTTTGCTGTTGCATGTTAACATCCACTACGCTATTGGGGCTTCGCTGGTGTCGGTAATTGCCACTTCGTCTGGCGCGGCGGCGGCTTATGTAAAAGAGGGTATCACCAATATCCGCATCGGCATGTTTTTGGAAATTGCCACCACCATTGGCGCCTTTGGTGGGGCTATGCTGGCGCTGCACATCAATCCTAGTTATATTGCTATACTGTTTGGGCTAATCTTGTGTTTTTCATCCATCATGTCGCTGGTAAAAAAAGTACAAACCGAAACCGCAGAACCTAGTCCGGCCGCTATCAAACTGAAACTTAACGGCTCCTACCCCTCTGCCCACGGCCCGGTAGATTATGGTGTGCGTAATGTGGGCGGCGGCTTTTTAATGATGTTGTTTGCCGGCATTATTTCAGGCCTGCTGGGCATAGGCTCCGGCGCGCTGAAGGTGATAGCCATGGATACTATTATGCGCATCCCCTTCAAGGTATCTACCACCACCAGCAATTTTATGATAGGCGTTACGGCGGCAGCCAGTGCAGTAGTTTATTTGCAGCGTGGATACATTGATCCGGGCCTGTCCATGCCTGTGGTGCTGGGTGTGGTGCTAGGCGCATTAAGCGGCTCTAAAATATTGGTGAATACGCAATCGTCTAAATGGCTGCGTTGGGTATTCACCATCGTAATTACGGTGCTGGCCTGCCAAATGATCTACAATGGTGTGACCGGTAAAATATAG
- a CDS encoding DUF1634 domain-containing protein, which yields MAEKRQFKDKNMQLIIGWLLRLGVGISMLIVLAGGILYLWRHQHSHSDYSTFKGVPQFVHPRNIIASILAGKGQAMIQAGIIFLIATPVMRVIFSAIGFILERDRLYTAISILVLLVILTSMLSGHAG from the coding sequence ATGGCAGAGAAACGGCAGTTTAAGGATAAAAACATGCAGCTGATAATAGGCTGGTTGCTACGCCTGGGTGTGGGCATTTCTATGCTAATTGTACTGGCTGGCGGCATTTTGTATTTATGGCGCCATCAGCATAGTCATTCTGACTATAGCACCTTTAAAGGCGTGCCCCAGTTCGTCCATCCCCGAAACATTATTGCAAGCATATTGGCAGGAAAAGGCCAGGCCATGATACAAGCCGGCATTATTTTTCTGATTGCCACGCCTGTTATGCGAGTAATCTTTTCGGCTATTGGCTTTATCTTAGAGCGGGATCGGCTTTATACAGCTATCTCTATTTTAGTTTTGCTGGTTATCTTAACCAGCATGCTGAGCGGACACGCAGGCTAG
- a CDS encoding TonB-dependent receptor, with translation MVYVENHAYAEDAAITLMNVRDAVMADKTHSDKKGYYRFDHIPPGSYYISASKFNYEEFQTDTFSVAAGEIVTLPPINLISKNTLLKEVKVATRHTLIENKIDKVVINVAKGISPSGTSVLDVLSAAPGIKVSSNDELTFKGGQPPLIMINGRATQLSQGDVQTMLRSIASDNVELIELIGNPSAKYDATGTGGVINIITRKGKDVGLNGNLTAGGGYGNFYKYNEGLSLNYRTKKVNIAGSFSSGRNKSDHTINTDRYLPGNTDIYSTYYNVGSSKNPTVNLSGDIFIDSLHTLGFLFMGVFQRIDLEKRNSLDFIRNGNLDSTLLTTSSQWRHINQTNYNINYNGTLGHTNQTISADVDYTAYNRAFDEYLTTMFVNSRMKAKNASQQYHNYVPVRYDILSAKLDYVKPIGKAKLEAGLKTSYVKSNNTQSFEDKVGDTYVPDTLSSFFLYHENLNSAYVNYTGRFTDKLGFMAGIRGEYTHSDGNSYYQQEDVVRDYVNFYPQLQLDYRADDDNRISFNYGRRTYQPSYDDLNPIIFFQDKYNYRQGNPFLRPSYENLLQLTHNYRGILNTELYFMDISGFSGFTYFQQDNATKIFVTTRQNLKSAVTYGLHFNVAASVAEWWNINFDVNTSYQRYKDYEGQLNRGAFDGIFKLNSQFMLPDGFGINLLNFYEAPTYYAIYYYRSSYYTNLTASKKILGNRLSVNLAVNDIFNTRRDRYVSQYMNLDLIGLDKRETRYYTGSLTYYFGKRSVKARRRHISGDTDEQNRIGTGGGN, from the coding sequence ATGGTTTACGTTGAAAATCACGCTTATGCAGAAGATGCTGCCATAACGCTGATGAACGTGCGCGATGCTGTGATGGCAGATAAAACCCATTCTGATAAAAAAGGCTATTACCGTTTTGACCATATTCCACCCGGATCATACTATATATCGGCCAGTAAATTTAATTACGAAGAATTTCAGACCGATACTTTTAGCGTAGCCGCAGGCGAGATTGTCACGTTACCGCCCATCAACCTCATATCGAAAAATACCTTATTGAAAGAAGTAAAGGTGGCTACCAGGCACACGTTGATTGAAAATAAAATTGATAAAGTTGTAATAAATGTTGCCAAAGGAATTTCGCCCAGCGGTACCAGTGTATTGGACGTGCTTTCGGCGGCGCCTGGCATTAAAGTTAGCAGTAATGACGAATTGACTTTTAAAGGAGGGCAGCCACCGCTCATTATGATAAACGGCAGGGCCACACAATTATCGCAGGGTGATGTACAAACAATGCTGCGCAGCATAGCTAGCGATAATGTGGAACTGATAGAACTGATTGGTAATCCTTCTGCCAAGTATGATGCTACGGGGACAGGCGGTGTTATCAATATCATAACAAGAAAAGGTAAAGATGTTGGCTTAAACGGCAATTTAACGGCCGGAGGCGGATATGGTAATTTTTATAAATACAACGAGGGGCTGAGCCTTAACTATCGAACCAAGAAAGTAAATATAGCCGGTAGTTTTTCTTCGGGTAGGAACAAAAGCGATCATACCATTAATACAGACCGTTACCTGCCTGGTAATACCGATATTTATTCTACCTATTACAATGTGGGCAGCAGCAAAAACCCGACAGTAAATCTGAGCGGAGACATCTTCATTGACTCGCTGCATACGCTGGGATTTTTATTTATGGGGGTGTTTCAGCGGATAGATCTGGAGAAACGCAACTCGCTCGATTTTATCAGGAACGGCAATCTGGATAGTACGCTGCTCACCACGTCATCACAATGGCGGCATATTAATCAAACTAATTATAATATCAATTATAACGGTACACTTGGTCATACTAACCAAACCATCAGTGCAGACGTAGATTATACAGCTTACAATCGCGCTTTTGACGAGTATTTAACAACTATGTTTGTCAATAGCCGCATGAAAGCAAAAAATGCTAGTCAGCAATATCATAATTATGTGCCTGTAAGATATGATATTCTTAGCGCCAAGCTTGACTATGTAAAGCCCATTGGCAAAGCAAAGCTGGAAGCCGGCTTGAAAACCAGCTATGTAAAAAGCAATAACACGCAAAGTTTTGAAGACAAGGTGGGCGATACCTATGTGCCCGACACACTATCCAGTTTTTTTCTTTATCACGAGAACCTGAATAGTGCCTATGTGAACTACACAGGGCGGTTTACTGATAAGCTTGGGTTTATGGCCGGTATTCGTGGAGAATATACACACTCTGATGGTAACTCGTATTACCAGCAGGAGGACGTAGTAAGAGATTACGTAAACTTTTATCCGCAACTACAGCTGGACTACCGGGCCGATGACGATAACCGTATTTCATTTAACTACGGGCGGCGTACCTATCAGCCATCTTACGATGATTTGAATCCGATCATTTTTTTTCAGGATAAATACAACTATCGACAGGGCAACCCATTTTTGAGACCTTCATATGAGAACTTACTGCAGTTGACGCACAACTACCGCGGTATATTAAATACGGAGCTGTATTTTATGGATATATCTGGTTTTTCTGGCTTTACCTATTTTCAGCAGGATAATGCTACCAAGATATTTGTAACCACACGCCAAAATCTTAAAAGCGCCGTTACCTACGGCTTGCATTTTAATGTGGCTGCAAGCGTGGCCGAGTGGTGGAATATCAATTTTGATGTAAACACCAGCTATCAGCGTTATAAAGACTACGAAGGACAGCTAAATCGTGGCGCTTTTGACGGCATCTTTAAGCTTAATAGCCAGTTTATGCTGCCGGATGGTTTTGGTATCAACCTGCTTAATTTTTATGAGGCGCCTACCTATTATGCCATTTACTATTACCGGTCATCTTATTATACCAATTTAACTGCAAGCAAGAAAATATTGGGCAACAGGCTGTCTGTCAATCTTGCTGTTAATGATATCTTTAATACACGCCGGGATAGGTATGTGAGCCAGTACATGAATCTTGATTTGATAGGTCTGGATAAAAGAGAAACCCGTTATTATACCGGTAGCTTAACTTATTACTTTGGTAAGCGTAGCGTTAAAGCGCGCAGACGGCACATAAGCGGCGATACCGACGAACAAAACCGTATAGGCACCGGTGGCGGCAACTAG
- a CDS encoding alpha/beta fold hydrolase, producing the protein MKRFIIVFILVFSISASYAQTEPVNYKATINQFKTFYNSNKPDSIYKHLGPEMRKELSEADFKSTSGQLKAQLGPLMETTFQEMSGTVATYNAVFEKGSLVLRLQLNKDNQIAGLLMQPVANKPVALADDPSLIETPVSQKILSGSISGTLTMPKNANGKIPVVLIIAGSGPTDRDGNNGNTIHANTYKMLATALGKSGIASLRYDKRMVGKSISSIKEKELHFDDYIDDAIALINLLHDDQRFSKVIVLGHSEGSLVGMIAAFDQPVNAFISVSGTAQTADKIITEQLKNSPDYSRNGMRSILDSLRKGKFTDQVDPSLYALARPSVQPYLLSWMFRDPARELHKLKIPVLVLQGTSDLQVPTTDAEKLKKAKSDAVLTIIPNMNYVLKDAPVDRDKNMETYSDPALPLKPELVTAITGFIEKLK; encoded by the coding sequence ATGAAAAGATTCATTATTGTATTTATACTCGTATTTTCAATTTCTGCAAGTTACGCGCAAACAGAACCTGTTAATTATAAAGCAACCATCAATCAATTCAAAACATTTTATAACAGCAATAAACCCGATAGCATTTACAAGCACCTCGGGCCAGAAATGCGCAAAGAATTGAGTGAGGCTGATTTCAAATCAACCAGCGGGCAATTAAAAGCTCAACTAGGGCCTTTAATGGAAACTACCTTTCAGGAAATGAGCGGCACTGTTGCTACTTATAACGCCGTATTTGAAAAAGGATCGCTGGTATTAAGATTACAACTAAATAAAGACAACCAGATTGCCGGCTTACTAATGCAGCCGGTAGCAAACAAGCCCGTAGCGTTGGCTGATGATCCGTCGCTGATTGAAACCCCGGTTTCGCAAAAAATACTTTCAGGCAGTATATCGGGCACTTTAACCATGCCTAAAAATGCAAATGGTAAAATACCTGTAGTACTTATTATAGCCGGCTCCGGCCCAACCGATAGAGATGGCAATAACGGAAACACCATCCATGCCAATACCTATAAAATGTTGGCTACTGCTTTGGGCAAAAGTGGCATTGCCTCGTTACGGTATGACAAACGGATGGTAGGCAAAAGCATCAGCTCTATTAAAGAGAAAGAGCTGCACTTTGATGATTATATTGATGATGCCATTGCTCTTATTAACCTGCTGCATGATGATCAGCGTTTTTCAAAAGTAATTGTGCTTGGCCATAGCGAAGGATCGCTGGTGGGTATGATTGCCGCATTTGATCAACCTGTTAATGCATTTATCTCGGTATCAGGTACGGCCCAAACGGCCGACAAGATTATCACCGAGCAATTGAAAAACTCGCCTGACTATAGCCGTAACGGCATGCGCTCAATACTCGATAGTTTAAGAAAAGGAAAATTCACAGATCAGGTAGATCCATCGCTATACGCGTTGGCGCGTCCAAGTGTACAACCCTACCTGCTATCTTGGATGTTTCGCGACCCGGCAAGAGAGCTTCATAAGCTAAAAATACCGGTTTTGGTTTTACAGGGAACCAGCGATTTACAGGTACCCACTACAGATGCTGAAAAGCTAAAAAAAGCCAAATCAGACGCTGTGCTTACTATTATCCCCAACATGAACTACGTATTAAAAGATGCGCCGGTTGATAGGGATAAAAACATGGAAACCTATAGCGACCCGGCCCTACCACTTAAACCAGAATTGGTAACGGCTATAACTGGGTTTATTGAAAAATTGAAGTAA
- a CDS encoding DinB family protein has product MDKQDKLIDELIKLLRGGMAHASLTDALEGLPADLRGKKPADLPYSIWQLVEHIRIAQWDMLEFSRDANHRSPKWPDDYWPKDADPESDEDWDNSVAQINKDLEEFIKLLKAGDLHEPFEHGDGQTLLREALQIADHNAYHTAEIIVIRRLLDAWR; this is encoded by the coding sequence ATGGATAAGCAAGATAAACTGATTGACGAATTAATAAAGTTGTTACGAGGCGGCATGGCACACGCCAGTTTAACCGACGCACTGGAAGGTTTGCCTGCTGATTTGCGTGGTAAAAAGCCTGCTGATTTACCCTATTCTATCTGGCAGTTGGTGGAGCATATACGCATTGCCCAATGGGATATGCTGGAGTTTAGCAGAGATGCCAATCACCGTTCACCAAAATGGCCCGATGATTACTGGCCTAAAGACGCTGACCCCGAAAGCGATGAAGATTGGGATAACTCCGTGGCTCAGATCAATAAAGATCTGGAAGAATTTATCAAGCTGCTGAAAGCCGGGGACCTGCATGAGCCTTTTGAGCACGGTGACGGCCAAACCTTATTACGTGAGGCCTTGCAAATAGCCGATCACAATGCTTATCACACTGCAGAAATTATTGTGATCAGAAGACTGCTGGATGCGTGGAGGTGA
- a CDS encoding DUF885 domain-containing protein, whose translation MIRKLLPLAFVITVIYSCKKDSVNPDMGEKDNTTFKIYENRFLDDLWKLDPDWATREGYHKYDSLLIVPDAKHRDAIINFTRKHLDSLSAYNATQLNDLNKIDHHLIQNQLEKMQWEVQQERAYEWDPTRYNIIGSFAYILNEHYAPLQDRLHHFYQKMENLPEYYKVAEKQIKNPAPELLNLAVNQLTGGVSVIEKDFADSLKKTKIPAEEQKQMLTRAELSAKTIKDFAAWLKALKNDKPRSFRLGKQLYDDKFKYDIQSAGSAQQLFNSAVDRSKYIHKEMAKLTIKLWPKYFGTTPMPADTMAMVRAMIDTISSKHVEPGEFQSAIEKQLPQLVNFIKAKNLLTLDPSKPLIVRKEPDYMAGVAGASVTSPGPYDKTGNTYFNVGSLSGWPAEKAESYLREYNQYTLQILCIHEAIPGHYTQLVYANKAPSLIKSVLGNGAMIEGWAVYSEQMMLEAGYGNNEPEMWLMWYKWNLRSVANTILDYAVHTGKVEKDAEVKFLVNNAFQQQAEAEGKWTRVTVSSVQLTSYYAGYKEIIDLRNDYKKMMGDKYSVKEFNEKFLSFGSVPVKYIREIMLAKPKVDEKKP comes from the coding sequence GTGATCAGAAAACTACTCCCACTGGCATTTGTAATCACTGTCATTTATTCGTGCAAGAAAGACAGCGTTAACCCCGACATGGGCGAAAAGGATAATACCACGTTCAAGATCTACGAAAACCGTTTCCTTGACGATCTGTGGAAACTTGACCCGGATTGGGCCACGCGCGAGGGATATCATAAATATGATAGCTTACTCATTGTGCCCGATGCCAAGCATCGCGATGCCATTATCAACTTCACCCGCAAGCATCTGGATTCGCTATCGGCCTATAATGCTACGCAGTTAAACGATCTCAATAAGATTGATCATCACCTGATACAGAACCAACTGGAGAAAATGCAGTGGGAGGTACAGCAGGAAAGAGCTTACGAGTGGGATCCAACCAGATACAACATTATCGGCTCTTTCGCCTATATTTTGAATGAGCATTATGCCCCGTTGCAAGACCGTCTGCACCATTTTTATCAGAAGATGGAGAACCTGCCTGAGTATTATAAGGTGGCCGAAAAACAGATTAAAAATCCTGCGCCAGAACTACTGAACCTGGCCGTTAACCAATTAACCGGCGGCGTAAGTGTCATAGAAAAAGATTTTGCAGACTCGCTCAAGAAAACCAAGATCCCGGCAGAAGAGCAGAAACAAATGCTTACCCGCGCAGAGCTATCAGCTAAAACTATTAAGGACTTTGCCGCCTGGCTAAAAGCATTAAAGAATGATAAACCACGCAGCTTCCGCCTGGGCAAACAGCTGTATGATGATAAATTTAAATACGACATCCAATCTGCAGGCAGTGCACAACAGCTTTTTAACTCGGCTGTAGACCGTTCAAAATATATACACAAAGAAATGGCTAAGCTTACCATTAAGCTGTGGCCAAAATATTTTGGCACAACACCAATGCCTGCCGATACCATGGCCATGGTGCGGGCTATGATAGATACTATTTCCTCTAAACACGTAGAACCGGGTGAGTTCCAATCGGCCATTGAGAAACAGCTTCCGCAGTTGGTTAATTTTATCAAAGCCAAGAACCTATTGACGCTCGATCCTTCTAAACCGCTGATTGTGCGTAAAGAGCCTGATTATATGGCGGGAGTAGCGGGAGCCTCGGTCACTTCGCCAGGCCCGTATGACAAAACCGGAAATACTTATTTTAATGTGGGCAGCCTATCTGGCTGGCCGGCAGAGAAAGCTGAAAGCTATCTGCGCGAGTACAACCAGTACACCCTGCAGATCCTCTGCATTCATGAGGCCATCCCTGGCCATTATACACAATTGGTTTATGCCAATAAAGCGCCAAGCCTTATCAAATCTGTATTGGGTAACGGCGCTATGATTGAAGGCTGGGCCGTTTATAGCGAACAAATGATGCTGGAGGCCGGCTATGGCAACAATGAGCCGGAGATGTGGCTAATGTGGTACAAATGGAACCTGCGCTCCGTTGCAAACACCATACTTGATTACGCCGTACACACCGGCAAGGTAGAAAAAGACGCCGAAGTAAAATTCTTAGTAAACAACGCCTTCCAACAACAGGCTGAAGCCGAAGGCAAATGGACACGCGTAACCGTAAGCAGCGTACAGCTAACCAGTTACTATGCGGGCTATAAAGAAATTATTGACCTACGCAATGACTATAAAAAAATGATGGGCGATAAATACAGTGTAAAAGAGTTTAACGAGAAGTTTTTAAGCTTTGGCAGCGTACCGGTAAAATACATCCGCGAGATTATGTTGGCTAAACCCAAGGTTGACGAGAAAAAGCCATAA
- a CDS encoding YXWGXW repeat-containing protein, with translation MKTVWKSLMAAAAIALAVNVSEAQIVVRARIGRPARRVVVRPAQPSPRAVWVEDDYVPRGRTYVYHGGYWATPPRPAAVWVDGHWQRRGHGWVWIAGFWR, from the coding sequence ATGAAAACTGTTTGGAAAAGTTTAATGGCCGCAGCGGCAATTGCGCTGGCCGTTAACGTTAGCGAAGCGCAGATAGTTGTTAGGGCACGTATTGGTCGCCCGGCGCGTCGTGTAGTTGTACGTCCGGCACAGCCATCACCAAGAGCGGTGTGGGTTGAAGATGATTATGTTCCTCGTGGTCGCACCTATGTTTATCATGGCGGCTACTGGGCAACACCGCCGCGTCCGGCAGCTGTTTGGGTAGATGGTCATTGGCAACGCAGAGGCCATGGTTGGGTTTGGATAGCCGGTTTCTGGAGATAA
- a CDS encoding SGNH/GDSL hydrolase family protein, protein MKRLSILFFLFISATALAQQALPYNDTRIHYMGRVQMQNGSAVLSWSGNSATINFNGTGADAILSDEKGDNFLDVIVDGKVVNVIHPDTTMMKRYELVTGLPAGSHQLTLFKRTEWVMGSTRLYQFLLNKDSKPLAAPAAKKRKIEFYGNSITCAMAVIDSSGKDRGTGPYEDNYQSYAAITARHFDAEYSCIARSGIGVMVSWFPLIMPEMYDRLNPADPGSKWDFKNYTPDVVVINLFQNDSWLVHRPEHAEFKHRFGDKAPEPAKIVSAYKDFVKNIRSKYPKAQIICALGNMDATQKDSPWPGYIEKAVGELKDTKIYTHFFVYKNTPGHPNVKEQQAMADELIAFIDQHIKW, encoded by the coding sequence ATGAAGAGATTATCCATCCTGTTTTTCCTGTTCATCTCAGCAACTGCACTAGCGCAGCAAGCCCTGCCTTATAACGATACCCGCATACATTACATGGGGCGTGTACAAATGCAAAATGGCAGCGCCGTTCTGTCATGGTCGGGCAACTCTGCTACTATTAACTTTAACGGAACCGGAGCTGATGCCATTCTAAGCGATGAGAAAGGTGATAACTTTTTGGATGTTATTGTAGATGGTAAAGTAGTTAACGTAATTCATCCCGATACCACCATGATGAAGCGGTACGAGCTGGTAACCGGATTGCCGGCCGGCAGTCATCAGCTCACCTTATTTAAACGTACCGAGTGGGTTATGGGCAGCACACGTTTATATCAGTTTTTATTAAATAAAGACAGCAAACCACTGGCTGCGCCTGCCGCTAAAAAGCGTAAGATTGAGTTTTATGGCAACTCCATTACCTGCGCCATGGCGGTAATAGACTCATCGGGCAAGGACCGTGGTACAGGGCCTTATGAAGATAATTACCAAAGCTATGCCGCTATTACAGCCCGCCATTTTGATGCTGAGTACTCCTGTATTGCCCGCAGTGGCATTGGCGTGATGGTAAGCTGGTTCCCGCTCATTATGCCCGAGATGTATGATCGTCTAAACCCTGCCGATCCAGGCAGCAAATGGGACTTTAAGAATTACACACCTGATGTAGTGGTCATCAATCTGTTTCAGAATGATTCATGGCTGGTACACCGTCCAGAGCACGCGGAGTTTAAACATCGCTTTGGCGACAAAGCGCCAGAACCTGCCAAAATAGTTTCAGCCTATAAAGATTTTGTAAAAAACATTCGCAGCAAGTACCCTAAAGCTCAAATTATTTGTGCACTGGGTAATATGGACGCTACCCAAAAAGACTCGCCATGGCCAGGCTATATCGAGAAAGCAGTGGGCGAGTTAAAAGATACGAAAATCTACACGCATTTCTTTGTTTACAAGAACACACCAGGTCATCCTAACGTGAAAGAACAACAAGCCATGGCCGATGAGTTGATTGCCTTTATAGATCAGCATATTAAATGGTAA